TAAACTGTGTTTAATTTCACAAAGTGTTGACTGATAAGTAAAGCAAAACACATGAATACAAATCCGGTGTCGGATGCAtaacatttgtttctgttattttagaaGTCCTGTGCTCATGTTTTCAGACATGTGAAGGTATCTTATGAgacatataatatatatatatatatatatatatatatattgtgtaaaatgattttcaacaacgaaaaaaaaatcttgatataattattattacatCTATTCCTTCTATATTGAAAGAATCCAGTTTTGATCACGTCCCAAATCAAGCATTAGACAATAGGGCCCCTCATATTCTCACttacttttttacatttgctgTTGTGAAAACTATGGCTGTCCCCGGGGAGTAATATGAGAACTGTGCTCCACTGACCTCCGTCTCATTCATAAACACTGCTACTGTACAGGCACCTACAACTGAACGCCTCAGCAGGGCTGCTCGGCCTCTCCGACTGTGGAAAGCTCCCACACAACATGTAGGCCAGAGGTCTCTGCGTCCCActgtatgattttaaaaaaaaattataaaagttATCAGTGAgggagccatttaaaaaaaatcattgggaCTGCACTGTGCTgagtttgtttctgcagcagctttatGGGATTGTGACAGTGACACACATTCTGTAGAGTAaacttttaaaatccttttATAGCAGCTGCGTTTCAGCCGTACTTGATCTCCCCTTGTTTTGCAACTCTTGACTTGGCAAACGGCAGTaactttctctgtctttccatTTTTCTGCTCCTCTCCCATTGGACGGTGTTGTATTTGGCACGTTACCATTGGTTAGTTCCTTATTTACTGCGCTGGCAGGCCCTGTGGCCTACAtgagggaaggagggggggggggggggggggacagaaagaggagcagaTGACACATGGTCGGCTGTTTACAGTTTTTGAAGGCTAAGGGTGTGGTGCTGCACTTTATGCAACAGGTTATATCAGGGAGGTGTCCTGCTTGGCTTGAAGGTGCTGCCCTGTCATCTGTTGTTCACCTGCCTGGCCTAAATGAAGTCACAAGTTAAACAGCAAACATTTGCAATTCCTGGGATTCTCCTACACCTTTTGTGTACCTCTAATTTGACCTGCAGCAGAAGTTTTGTGTGTGACTTCTACTGCACACAGACTACTGCTGCTGCTAGTTACTTTGGTCGGTGGCTTGGACAtattcccctcccctccctcttgaGTGTTTTCGTCCACATGTCCTGTAATCTATAGGACCAGAACTCCTCAAATTGCCATTTCAGGCTCATGCATAAGGGCTCTTAAGTATCCATTACACCCTCAGgcattcttcctcctcctgctttctctctctccctttcctgCGGCTCTGTCATGTGACTGTTCCTAGACCAAACCGGGCCATATGTAGTCAGGGCCActctagctgctgctgctgcggacAAATCGcgagaagacagaaaaataaaaaactggtGTCAGCATTTCTGCGCCATGTGTTCCTCCCTgctccctgcctccctccctccctccctccgtgTTATGCCTGCAGGAGCGCTCTAGTCCCACttgttgttgtctctggaaGAAGCAAACTagacagtgtgtttttttttttttttaaataaactgttttctttACACTCATAGGGAAGTAGTattaaaaaaagtggatcgATCCACCTTATGGCTGCTGATAGAGCCGGTGAGTGTTACGTCAAAGCATGTGGGCATTTGCACTGCTATCTTTTTGTGTTATGCTTTAAAGTGTGCAAAACATGGCCATGACAAATGGAGACGGATGCAGCACATGCAGTCctgtttgactttgtgtgtttctttaggGTGAAGGTGCTCATGGAACTTGTTGAATGCAGCCCACGTGGATGTCTTAAGTTTGCTGTGCAGATACTTCTAAGTCAAACAATATGAGCAAGATGTCTATGAATATGCAATTTCTCACTATGGACATGAGCTGTTTGGTTCATCCGAAATCCTTCATTAACAGTAATATGCAGAAaatgtcattattatttttttttaccattatgCATCCATGTCCGAGTCCAGCTTGCAGTCAACATGGTTAGGTGTGAGGCCAGCCTCAGTGATTGCAGCAAAGCTTTACctctatttatttaattttactgcagtttaataaaaattaaaaaaaatagtttcacCAGTTAAAGCAAATGATATACTCTCGAAGTCTAGATAGAAACATTTTGACTCCAGGAGCATTTTGCTGGGTTTAAGTTGTAATGAGATTTCTTTCTGGGAGATGTCAATAAGTCTTGCTTAAATCATTAATTCCTCATTGTGGGTTTGTATTGACTGAGAAAGCTGAGTTCTCCTGCTACACGAGACGTGTCAGGAGTGCCTACATGTACCAGGATGCATTGCCCCTGAGCCGCCACAGTCTTGGCATTGGTCGACTTTATGTCTTTGGTCATACACTTAATAAATGAAATTGATAAATGACTTCATCTTAAGATCTGagtcatgcaaaaaaaaaaaaaactcaacaatgTTTCCTTATCATAACATCGTCTGTACCCATATTTCAGAATGCCAATCTCCCTTTTGGTTAAATTGCTTGTTTGCTTTAGAGGCATGGATGAGCTGAAACGACCGCTAGTTCTTCACCAACTACATCACTGTTCTCTTTCTGGGCGCAGAGACGCGATAACCTTCAGGACTTTTTCACACCAAATACCTAAAATCTATGAATCCTCTACCCTCACCCTAATTCTTCAGAGTTATGACTATATACAAAATAGAGGAAAAGGTTTTGACACTTGCTTTGTAACAATGAGGGATTGCTCTACAAATAAGAGCCCCAATTAAACTTGGGCCATTCAGTGTActtgactttttaaatgtttccagtTACCTGCACAGAATTTTCATAGtattcttcttcatcttctgttCTGCTTTTTCTGCACACAGGGATGTTTTCTCACGATGAGAACCTGGCAGACGCTAACCGCTCCTACAGTGGCGACGAGGCGGAGGTGAACGGCAACTGGACGCCTCAGGAGAAAGCGCTCCACGAGGCGCGACTCAAAGCCAAGGCAAAGCGCCGCCTGCGCAAGTCATCGTCCCGCAACTCCACCAGCGAGTCGCTCTCCGAGTCAGGAGACGTGGCGGGCGGCGACCCGAACAGTCCGAAGGGCAAAGTCAACACCAACGACCGCAAGTCCAGGACGGGCAAAGGCCGGGGCCTGCCAAAGAAAGGTACATCTGAGATAAAGTGTTGCACGCAGAattctgctgttttgttttctaagaAGCTGCCACAAAGGGGAGCAGCTGCAGATGCTGTTCTCAGAAAAAGGCATTTTCTTTAGTCCGAGAAAGTTTAGCTTCCTAGAGGAGCACTAAAACAACAggcttcctcctctctggatgACCAGTAAACACCAATAAACTAACTTACTGGGTTTTGTTAAACAGTACAACACGTTATCAAGTAGGCCAaccttttgaaaagaaaatacaaggtAGCAGTGGAAGCCTTGGTTAGCATTTACAAGGATGAAAGTCTTTGAGAGTTCCTCATGTCCCCTATTTGTGGCTGCTCTTCATCAGCtgcatcaaatcaaatcaaaagttGAAGTCTAAACACGCGTCTTGCATGTCGgccttctgtgtgtttgtctgcaggtggAGCGGGCGGTAAAGGAGTTTGGGGGGCTGCTGGGATGGTTTATGAAGACGAGGAGCCTGACATGCGGGACCCTAACTATGATGAATCTTCTCAGGTGAGTggacttttctctctttgaattTAGACctttcacagattttttttttttgtgatcatttttttatcatatacatttaaacattgtcacttacaatgaagaaaaaacaagatgttgtgGTTTCGTCAACAGCCCACAAATGTACAGGAGAtctattttcatatttttcttgaTGGGTTCTGGACTGAACTCCCAACAAAAGCCGGACACCTCctggttctgtttttctttgaaggAATGTCTCGCACACTGTGGACACAGGGTGACATGGAAGGAAAACAGTGGTTAGAACGAGAGAACGTGCAGCGTCTGATGTTTCAAATGTTCAATTACAATATCTCAAcgattaaaatatatttcaccagaaatggaaaaaaaaaaaaaacgttatgtAATAGTGAAACGATTTTCTGTCACGCAGTCTGAGAAATGTTTGGACATTTGGACAATCGAAGTTTGGCTGCTACAAACAAGTTTGGACATTCTTAATGAAGAAGTTTATTGATATGAAAATGGGGAATTCACAGTTGTGCGCCAAGGTGATGTCTTTGAACCCATAGTTCCAAACTCAAACTTGTTTGGCATTTGAACCcgaaagaaaaatacagagtTGAACGGTCTAATTAACTGTTTGGTTGACAGGGAACgacactttttctttctgtctcattacatttaaattgtaacttttttgttttgggaaaccgttttcttttttttttcttttttttttccataatgcCTTTATTCAACAGCGAAGAAAAAGGAGTGACAGTATATGTGGATTAGAGAGAAGGAATGTTTTCCAGCAGAGGCCCATCCATGTAAAATAACCTGAGTATCAGCAGTCCGACCGCTCGCGATCCAACCTGTTTTTGAGCACGTCTGAAAAAGCCTGTCCAGCTGAAGGTAGTGTACCACGGTTGTTTTCAGCCGGACCTGTTGTGTGGAGCAGCTTTTTGTTCCAAAGAGGCCCACTGATTAAAGCTGTGGTGTACTGCACGACTCCTTTTATTACTCGTGTCAAACAAACATGCTGATGTTGAAGGGCTGCAGCTAAAAGCAGCGTGTGTATATAAAAAACAGTCGGCCTCTGCTCTCTGAACAAGATGATCACTGTCCATTCTCAGACAACAAGCGCACACGCTCAGTGATTAGTTAAATCTCCATTGGTACACATTCAAAGTATCATTTCTTTGACATTCACTGGACAATGAAACCATTTGGAAATGTTCTATTAAAGTCCACGTGATTTGGCCTGAACTTGTATAAAACACGCCTCCGCACATGATTAGTTTGATCCAGGTGGCTCTGTCCCATCATAATCAAcagtgttttttaatctttaactcGCTTATCAAGCAGCGGCTCTGTGCAATGCCAACGGTtttctgtctccccctccccgtTATGATTCACGCTGACTGAATTGTAGAGTGGGAACGGAGCTTCTGTCAGCCAGAGGCCCGATAATGGCCGAGACGGGCTGCTGGGATTCGGCCTTGAATGTTGTGGAAAGATGTCAGTGTGTTAACGGGGAACTGGGTCAGGGTGGTACAGGAAAACACGCGGGGCATGTGCAGACGCTGACCTTCAAATCGTGATCCTGATAAAGGATTTCAAAATGGCCCAGGTCATCGTGTTCCTAAGTAAAGACGAAACGTTGGCATAACTTCAGAGGCTCTGTATCGGAAACTATAATATGCCTGCCTTACTGCCCCCCTTTTACAAATGAGTGGCTTGAGTATGATTGCACTCCATAGAAGTCAGAGTCAAAAAGTGAAGACATTTTGCAGAGATTTTGAACACTGCTCCATTCTTGTGCCTGTTCTTGGCAGTAAATGATTGTTTTGGTTCTCTTCCATCAGCCCATAAAGTCAACAATCACTTCATACAACATGAGGGGAAAACAGGAAAGTGAATCAGCCTTTTGGACTGGTGGCTACACTCCTCCTTCCCTATGCTCctatttgttttcctctttggtTTATCAAAAGACTTCAAGACAACTAATACTTATTTTAATTGTGCAAAAGTTGCCTAAGTTTTCCCCtctaaaaaaaagccaaagtaATCTTCTCTCCATTCTTTTAGAGTTTGTGCAGTTCGAAGATGTAGAACTTGTTAAATCAGTGTGCTTGGAGGATTGACAGTTTGTGAAAACGTCCCATTGTTCTCCAGGTCAAACGAAAAAACCTCACCTGAAAGTTAGCTGGACCGGTTCTGACCGACATTCTTGGCATTCACTGACGTACGCCTTGAAAGGGAAGAGTGAAGAAAAAGTGGCTTTATCGCAGAATGTTGGAACAGAGACCGATaaacaaaacactttcaaaaacatctcagtGAAAATGATCTCAAATGATACGGCCATGTTGCAACTTCAGTCTTCTTTAactgatgtgttgttgtgtttttttttgtttttttttgctcagggTGACACAGTCTATGCAACAGTTGTTCCTGAGGTAGATGAGAAGGAACTAGGAAAAATGGTCAACCCAATCGTGAAGGAGTACTTTGAACATGGAGACACAAAAGAGGTCCAGGTAAACAAAGTGTTTCTTCTTCACAGACTGCCAATGATTAAACTGACGGCTGAGTGAACCATTTTAATAAAGTGCTTAAATGTGTTTGCCCTCGTGCAGTGTTGTTCACTGATTGAGTCCTAACTAAGCATGTTcttgcttcccccccccccccccccctccggtCAGATGTTGCTGAAGGAGCTGAACCTTGGCCCACATAAGTACGAGTTCTCCTCCCTGGCCGTGTCTCTCTCCCTGGAGGGGAAGGCGAGCCACAGAGAGCTGACCTCCCGCCTGCTCTCTGATCTGACCGGCAAGGTGCTGTCACAAAACGACATGTCCCGAGCCTTCGACAAGATCCTCAAAGAGCTGCCAGACCTCATACTGGACACACCAGAGGCCCCCCAGGTACACATGAAAATGGCCGTCATTTTATGTTCTGTGCATAAGATCGATGCTGTAATAAAATGCTCATGGAATTTCCtgaaaaaaatgccattaagaaatatttttggATATTTGG
This window of the Labrus mixtus chromosome 2, fLabMix1.1, whole genome shotgun sequence genome carries:
- the pdcd4a gene encoding programmed cell death protein 4a isoform X2, with the translated sequence MAADRAGMFSHDENLADANRSYSGDEAEVNGNWTPQEKALHEARLKAKAKRRLRKSSSRNSTSESLSESGDVAGGDPNSPKGKVNTNDRKSRTGKGRGLPKKGGAGGKGVWGAAGMVYEDEEPDMRDPNYDESSQGDTVYATVVPEVDEKELGKMVNPIVKEYFEHGDTKEVQMLLKELNLGPHKYEFSSLAVSLSLEGKASHRELTSRLLSDLTGKVLSQNDMSRAFDKILKELPDLILDTPEAPQMLGQFIARAIADHILPMSFLDCYKGKVVCEHARVALDRAVVLLTMKREMVRLDNVWGVGGGLRPVKHLVKEMNLLLKEYLVSGEVSEAERCLRDLEVPHFHHELVYEAVVMVLESKGDTASHMMMKLLQSFWKTGLITVDQMNRGFQRVYSELPEINLDVPHAHSIMEAFVDLCYQESVITKQLRDACPSRGRKRFVSEGDGGVIKS
- the pdcd4a gene encoding programmed cell death protein 4a isoform X1 — protein: MATEVGTWSTAPQADGMFSHDENLADANRSYSGDEAEVNGNWTPQEKALHEARLKAKAKRRLRKSSSRNSTSESLSESGDVAGGDPNSPKGKVNTNDRKSRTGKGRGLPKKGGAGGKGVWGAAGMVYEDEEPDMRDPNYDESSQGDTVYATVVPEVDEKELGKMVNPIVKEYFEHGDTKEVQMLLKELNLGPHKYEFSSLAVSLSLEGKASHRELTSRLLSDLTGKVLSQNDMSRAFDKILKELPDLILDTPEAPQMLGQFIARAIADHILPMSFLDCYKGKVVCEHARVALDRAVVLLTMKREMVRLDNVWGVGGGLRPVKHLVKEMNLLLKEYLVSGEVSEAERCLRDLEVPHFHHELVYEAVVMVLESKGDTASHMMMKLLQSFWKTGLITVDQMNRGFQRVYSELPEINLDVPHAHSIMEAFVDLCYQESVITKQLRDACPSRGRKRFVSEGDGGVIKS